A window of Brevinematales bacterium genomic DNA:
TTGATAAGAAAATTTTTATGCTTTGAAGACTAATATGTACTACCGTTGGTTGAAAAGTAAATATTTATATACTATTGATGAGTATTTTTCTAGTACCTCTAGTTTATAGAAGGCATCCCATAGATTCTCTCTACTTTTTATAATAACTCCGTGCTTATCTAGGATTATAACATCGTTTTCTACATCTTTCACAACATTAGCTCCTTCTGGTGTCCCAGGAGTTGCATATTCAGTTATGAATATATCTCCTAGGAAATAGTCCGCTTCTGCTAAGAATTTAGTTTTGTAGTTATGTCCTATAAGGTTTAAAGCTATAGTATTTTCAGGATGTGCATGTAAGATACATTTAATGGTGGTATCAGTATCATAACAGGCTAGATGAGTAAATACTTCACTTGATGCATTACCTCTTATACCTTTTCTAAGTTCTTCGATTCTCACAACAACTATCTCTTCTTCCGAAAGTTTGAATTTTGGTATCCCTGAAGGTGTTATAACAATCTTGTCTTCAACTCTGTAGCTTAGATTTCCTTCCTTTGAGGTTATGTACCCTTTTTCATACATGATTCTAGCCACATCAACTATTTCCTTTAGAATGCACCTATCTACACCTTTCATACTAGAAAAAACTTAAAACTAATTTATTGATTGTCAAAGCCCAACCATCTATCAAAAAGAAAAATATTATCTTCAATGGAAAAGATATGACAACAGGTGGTAAAAAGAACATACCCATAGATATAAGTATACTAGAAACTACTATGTCTATTATGAGAAACGGTATTAGTAATATCGCTCCCATATAGAATGATACTGTTAATTCATTTACAATGAAAGCTGGTATTAACACATAAGTTGGTACATCATCCCTTGTTGCTGGTCGTGGTAAATTTGCTATTTTTATAAACTGATAAATGTATTTTTCATTGGTTTGTTTAAACATAAACTCCCTTATAGGTTTCATTGTGTTTTCGAATGCTTTTTCTATGTTCATTTTGCCGTCTATGTACGGTTTTATTCCTTCATTGTAGGACTTCGTAAAAATCG
This region includes:
- a CDS encoding class II aldolase/adducin family protein, whose protein sequence is MKGVDRCILKEIVDVARIMYEKGYITSKEGNLSYRVEDKIVITPSGIPKFKLSEEEIVVVRIEELRKGIRGNASSEVFTHLACYDTDTTIKCILHAHPENTIALNLIGHNYKTKFLAEADYFLGDIFITEYATPGTPEGANVVKDVENDVIILDKHGVIIKSRENLWDAFYKLEVLEKYSSIVYKYLLFNQR
- the fliP gene encoding flagellar type III secretion system pore protein FliP (The bacterial flagellar biogenesis protein FliP forms a type III secretion system (T3SS)-type pore required for flagellar assembly.), whose protein sequence is MRIFKVVIVSVFILLTAASILSAQTPLPRFTIGVDEARTPQEVSVSLQILLLLTILSLAPSILIMLTSFIRVYIVLAFIPRALTTQNIPPNQVLIGLALFITLYIMWPIFTKSYNEGIKPYIDGKMNIEKAFENTMKPIREFMFKQTNEKYIYQFIKIANLPRPATRDDVPTYVLIPAFIVNELTVSFYMGAILLIPFLIIDIVVSSILISMGMFFLPPVVISFPLKIIFFFLIDGWALTINKLVLSFF